CAACTAGTATGTGCTTGAAAGTTGAAAATTTCTTTTCCATTTGCAACTTGCCATACGCGAATCTGACCATTTGTGTCACCCACAGCTAAAAGCTTTCCATTAGGACTAAATGCCACCGCCTCGATACTACCGAAGGTTTCAGTAAAAACTGACTTGGTTATTTCAGAATCAGCGAAATTTACTCCCTGCAAAGTGACATCCTGAAGATATGCCTGCTTTATGACTTGATGGCAAAAGTCATAACCGTTCAAATCAATCTTAAGGTGAACTAGCAGATTGATAATGTTTCCGGCTGCATAACCTGTATAAATTTCCGACTTATTTAGCAGTATAGATATTATCTTTTGCGTCTGTTCACGGTTTAATCTATCAGCAAGTGGTTTGAGGATAAGACAAATTTGAGATTCCCTAACATAATCTTTTGCTGTTGCTTTAATGAGAGCATGACTGTTAAAAAGTTCAAATTGTCCCTTTCTAATCTCTTCGCTAACTTGTTGTATCAATCTGTCTGTCATGTACTCCATGACAACGTTTTGTAATGTGAAACTTCTCGCAACTTTTTCAATTAAAGAACGCCTGACCAAAGATTCCAGCGCTTCTATCAATTTAGGCGGCGATTCCAGTGATGCAATGTCCTCTCGTAATTCAGATAGCCCAACAGGTTCGCGATTAATCGCCAACCAGTACATGACTTCTCGCTCCAAATCCGACAAGCGATTAAACTGTTGGTCTAAAACATCACGAATCCTCCCAAAAACGATAGATTCTTGTGCTAAAAATTCCAAAATACTACCGTCAAATAATTCTTTTATAGTCGTAGAAATTATCTTTAATGCCAGGGGATTACCTTGATAAAAGTCAATGAGTCTTTCTTGCTCATCTTCTGTGCCAGAAAGCCCCTTTAAAAGAAAAATTTCTTCTCCATCTCGTGTTTTTAAACCAGTTAGCTGCAAAGACCGAACTGGGAGCGTTTCTCCTTCTGATGAAGCAATTTCTTGAGGTTTTTCTCGACTTGTGATTATCAAGCAGCTTTGATGAGAGACTCCACCAACGCGCCTGAATAATTCACCATATTCTTCATAGCCCTCTCGATATTCTCCAGCTTTGTCCCCTCCTTGTAAAATGGACTCAGCATTATCCAGAACCAAGAGACAACGTGAGGCGCGGAGATATTCAATTAGCAACGAAATTCTAGCGCCGACTTCTTCGGGTAAATCTGTTGCTTGTTGGTTAGAGAGGAACTTCATAAAGTCTGCTAGGATTTCTTGTATTGGTGGAGCGTTGCGAAGACTGCGCCAGATAACGTACTCAAACTTATCCTGAATTTGTTGTGCGAGTTTGATAGATAAGGAAGTCTTACCAATTCCTCCCATTCCTAACAGCGCCACCAAGCGACAGCCATCTTGTGTTATCCACTGTTCTAACTTGGCAAGTTCTTCAGTACGTCCATAGAAAACTGATACATCGACAGCTTCTCCCCAATCTTGACGGAGTTTATTTACTGGTGCAACTTGCAGTTGCGAAGATGTAGATAAAGGTTGTTGATTTGGTGTTTCTTTTTGTACTAGTTCAATTGGTGTTGGCTGCTCGCGTCGCTTCTTTTCTACATAGTCCAGCACTTGCACTGTGCCAGCAACAATACCGATTAAGCCCCCGAAAATGGTTATTAGAGTAACTAAATCCATAGGTATACTGGTCTACGTAGAGGAGTGCTGCCTTGAATCTAACATCTTCCATAATGGGCGATCGCCCCCTGAGATAGCAAAACTTAATAAAATTGGTGATTCAGACGTTTCAGGGGATTATATTAGATGATAACGGCTGAGCGACGCCTAACTATGATCTACTGCCTCAATCCCAGTTGCGAGAAGCCCCAAAATCCAGATGGTGCACATTTCTGCCAAAGTTGCGGTATGGAGTTGATACCTCAGTTGCGAAACCGCTATCGCATTATCCAACCATTGGGAGGTGGGGGATTTGGCAGAACTTTTTTGGCAGAAGATGAAGATAAGCTGAATGAAGATTGTGTTGTCAAACAACTTGCACCGCAAGTCCAAGGAACCAGCGCCCTGCATAAAGCAACCGAACTTTTTCAAGAAGAAGCGCGGCGTCTGCAACAACTTGGAGAACATCGGCAAATTCCAACTTTGTATGCCTATTTTAGGGATGATAACTACTTGTATTTGGTGCAGCAGTTTATTCAAGGGCAAACTTTGCGAGAGGAGTTGAGACAACAGGGACTGTTCGGTGAGGAAAAGATTTGGGAACTGTTGCATGAACTATTACCTGTGCTCAAATTTGTTCACGAACATCAAGTGATTCATCGGGATATAAAACCAGAAAATCTTATTCGTCGTTTCTCCGAAGATGGTAGAAAAGATTTAGTGCTAATTGATTTTGGTGTTGCCAAGCAGTTAACAGTAACTTCTCTAGATCATACGGGTACAGTTATTGGTTCCTATGGCTATGCACCAATGGAACAAATGAAACATGGCAGCGCATATCCAGCGAGCGATTTGTTTAGTTTAGGTGTAACTTGCTTTCATCTATTAACAGGAATTCACCCATCTGGGCTTTACATGGAACATGGCTATGGTTGGGTGATGAATTGGCGGCAATTTCTCAAGTCTCCCATATCTCCAAAACTGGATCAGGTGTTAGACAAGTTATTACAAAAAGATATCGAGCCTCGTTACCAGTCCGCTGATGAAGTTTTGCAAGACTTACATCAAAAACGACAACTAGAAGTCATTCCACCAGATATGAGTGCAACGCGATCGCCTTCACAACTTCCCTCCCTATCATCAGTTTTTCCTAGATTTCCAACCACTGTTATTCAACCAAGCTCTCAGTGGAAGAAATCTTTGCTGATTGGAGGTTTGATTACACTTTTCGGTTTAGGCGGGCTGGTTTCTTACTGGCAACTTTTTGGGAAAACTTCAGTCCTAACTGGACATTCAGGTGAAGTGAATTCTCTAGCATTCAACCTTAAAGGTACTACTCTTGCTAGTGGTAGTGATGACAAAACTATCAAAATTTGGAACTTCAACAGAAGAAAAGAAATTCGCACTCTTAAGGGACATAAAGGTATTATTTATTGTGTCGCCATTAGCCGAAATGGTCAAACTCTTGTCAGTGGTAGTCAGGATAACACAATCAAAGTCTGGAATTTGAAGACAGGGCAGGAAATTCGCACTCTTAAAGGACATTCCGGTCTAATTAATTCTGTTGCTATCAGCCCAGATGGTGAAAAAATTGCCAGTGGTAGTTATGATAATACAATCAAAGTCTGGAACTTGAAGACGGGACAGGAAATCCGCACTTTTGAAGGGCATACAGGAGCAGTTCTTTCTGTCGCGATGAGTCCAGATAATCACAAGCTTGCTAGCGCCAGTGCAGACAGAACTATCAAAGTGTGGAATCTGAATACAGGAAAAGTTATACTCAACCTCAAAGGTCATGAAGGTGATGTGAATGCCCTTGCCATTAGCCCGAATGGTCAATTGTTAGTGAGTGGCAGCGATGATAAAACTGTTCAAGTATGGGATTTGAATACAGGAAGAGAAATACGTACTTTTGAAGGGTATGCAGCTGATGTGAGTGCGATCGCTTTCAACCCAGATGGCGAAACAATTGCAAGTGGTAGCGATGACGGTATAGTTAAAATCTTGAACCTGAGTACAGGGCAGGAAATAACCTCCTTTAACGCACATACAAGCGAAGTTTTTGCTGTCGCTTTCAGTCCAGATGGTAAAACTTTGGTAAGTGGAAGTAAGGACAAGACTATCAAGATTTGGCCAGTTCCTTAACCCATAATAGCTATTGACCATTGATAATGGCGAGCGTTTTTTGCAAGGATAAACCGACACTAGCTGCTAGTTCTTCCAATGCTACTCGCTCGTTTGTACTCGTACTCAGCATTTGAGTGACGGCTGTGACATAGTCCGCATTTGCAAGATCATCAACGCTCCCAGGAGAGGTTGTTTGGGAATTGAGACGATTCGCACTCAGCTTTTGCATTCGGTAAGCGGCAATTTTCCAGGCTTGACGGGCTTGGAGATATGCAACATAGTTTTTTACGATCGCCACTCGTTTCTGGAGCTTGGCTTCATTCCAACGAGCCTGTATAACAGGTAGTTTTTTAATCGTGCTCACAAGCTTAATTGGATCGAATGTGACGGTGAGGGAAAAACTGTCCTCGCTGACAGATGAAACCTCAGGTAAGGTTAAATTTGTTGTGGTTTGAGACGGGGATAATTCTACGCTCACAATATCCGAAAAAGCACTTAGTCCCATTTCAGCTTTTGTCTCCTGTACTTGAGCGGAGTTGCGCTGGGCAATGAGAACTAACTGCTCAATAATGTTGAGATCCTTTTGTGTGATCTCAGTTTGAAGGGGTTCAGGTTCATTGCTGCCATTTAAGTCCTCTTTCGATGCAATTACAGGAAAAGGAATACCGACAAGTGTGATGGTAACGAGAATGATCAAACTCTGGATCCAAGATGTTGAGAGCCATTGTGCAATCACTCTGCGGGTTGATTTTATTTGATGCACCACCTATAATTAATAACTCGCCTCCCTTTTGACTATATCAATAGATGATAAAAGTTATTACTAAGGGCAAATATTTTTTTGGGCTGTAGCTTTAGAGTAAACTGCCAACATAAGGAATAGGTTCAGGACTACAGTAAATAAGCCGAATTTCACACGTAAGAGTAACAAGCTAGTCTTGAGGAAGGAATTATTAACAATCCGTGTGTATTTTCTTGTATTAAATAAAGTTAGTTCCTGTTTTCATATCCTAAACCTCGTAAGTCGATAAGAACTAAATCTGTGGCAAGCTTCACAGATTCAAGCTAAGCCCAATATTTTTGGTTTTGTGTATCTACTTTTTAGTCAAGCAATAAAAAATTATAAAACTCACTATAAATACAAAAAAAGCACGCTGATTTTTCGGTAAAATTGCGTACTCTTTTTTGTATTTCATGTATTTGTACGACAATATACATAACAGTATAGTCAATTACTGGGCTTCGTGTAATGCTTCTTTAATTAACTTTTGTCCTTCCTCTGTTTTCAATAGTTTAACGTAAGAATTTCCTATCTGTTCATCTTGTCTACTATCCTGCTTTGTAATTACAAATAGACGCCTAATAATAGGATATTTTTCTATTTCTTTATGATCGGTACCATTGATACGTAAAGACTTAACAAGACTCTTACTAATCTCGGACGAAGTAAGATAGTAAATGCCACCTAAATTTGATTCTCCAATTATTTTTTGAATACGGGAGGTAGTAGGCTGGAATTGAACATTTTTTCCAAAATTCTGACCTTGTAAAACGTTTTCTTTAAAGAATTCAGTAGTACCACTTGCTTCAAGTGGACGAGAGTAGGGTGTGATTGGGACATCTGATCCACCAACATCTTTCCAGTTAAGAAATGTACCAGTGTAAATTCCTTTAAGTTGTTCTACAGTTAGATTGGAAATGCCCAAATTACGATTAACTACAATTGCAATGATATCATCCGCCACAGGATTTTGTTGTAGCTTGTTTCCAAGAAGATCCTGCTGCTCATCTGGCTTGAGATGTCGTGAAGACAGAGCAAACTAAATCTCACCATTCTTCAGCATATTAATTCCTATTTGTGAACCTCGTTGCGAGGTAGGATGGGGACGGAGGCTTAACGTAATTTGCCGTAATTCCTGTTGAATCTTGGGGTGTACTTTTTTAATAATCTCTTCCCAACTTGTACTTCCATTAAATAACCACTTTCCTTGAGGAATACCACTAACATCTATGAAGTTTATTTGCGATGTCCTAACTACCATTTGTGCTTGTTTTTGGTTGGTTACCCACCAGATAACTACCCCACCACTGAGAAATAGAAGTAGTAAGCTAACAGCAATCCAATTCTGTTTTAATTTGGATGTTGTCTGAGGTTTTTTGGGTGATTTTTTTAAAACATCATTTGCTGAGCAACTTTTAATAAGATCTTGCCAGGTAAGCGGCTTTTTGACACTATGACTTACACAAATAACAGGCAACCAATGGACACCAGGATAACGAGATTTGAAAACATCTTCTAGACGTTTGCGAGATCTGTGTACAGCAGCAAAGAGAGATTTACCATGAGTAAATTCTTTAAAAAAGTATTTCAAAAACTTCACAGCCACTTGATCTGGTACGGGTTCCCGCATCACTATGCTTTGTGGCAAGTGTAAGTGGGCAAGTTGGTTAGCTAATCCCAAGCCATCGCAAGAATTAAAAATCGCTAACTGTAATCCTTTGTTAATCGCTTCTTTTAAGGCATTCTTAACATCCTCAATACTTAAATCTTCTTGCTCATTCACTTTTATCCAACCAATTTGTCCATCTTCTTTACTAATGCTGTGTCCAATATAGACAAATATGTGATATCCCTGTTGATCCCACAAAGCATCACACAAAACGTCATGCTTTGGTTGCTCTAAATACTTAACTTCTGCCCCAAGTTCTTCTAAACGCTGAATTTCTTTTAAGTCCTGATCAGTATTGATGTCATTGTTCCAACCTACAACCACTAGAATTCTGATTTTGGAACTGCTGAGGGGATGAATACTAGGTTTGCCGTCTTTGCTCTTGGGAAGCCTGAAGGCTATTTCCGCTTGCGGACAATGGTTTTCAATAAAGTTCCACTCTTGTAAAGGAAGGCGGCACAAGTTAATATCTTTTACATCAAGAAGTATGCCAACTTCGTCACTTGCACTATTCAATCGCGAGCAAATCGCGACTAACGCATCCCGGATTCGCAACCATTCATTATCTCCAGAGTTGAGCCATTGATTGAGGTAGGTTTTGACGTCTTCAGCGTATTTAGCGTATTCTTCGGGAGAACTATGTTTGATACCTATAGGTGTAATGCGTGTATATGATGAGCGCACATCTTCTTCTTCTCGATAGCCTAATTGCCATCGACAGAAAGCTGATGTTTCTTGTGTTGGATCTATTTCTTGTGGAAGCGGCAGTAGATGGCCTTCTATCTCATCATCGCGATTTGTTTCTTTCAGAGTAACTTGGAATCCTTTTTTTGAGCCTTCTCTAAGTTTTAGTTTGACGATCGCCATTGTTGTCTCCTACTGTTTGATATTCAAATAACAAACTTTTCAGTCAGGCTGGTCTTTTTTAATATCACATTGATACTAAACTTTTCTCCTAGTTGGCAACCAAATTCCAATTGTATGCAGTCATTAGTACTTCTGGTTTGTGCTTCCATGCAGGCAGTCCCAGCTTGGTCGAAAAGAATGATTTGTAAATCTTGAGGTAGATAACTAACATTATTACCTGGATAAAGACGCAGGCGAATATTAATTTCTTCTGTATTTTTAGGAGTTAGTTGTACTACCAGTACAAGAGGATGACCTGCTAAAGTCATCACCTTCGCTCGACTCGTAGAGTTGTTTATTTGAATGCTTTTAAAGTTCAGAGTTCTTTTCGAGTTACCAGCCAGGACTAATTCCGGGGCTTGCCAATTTTGCTTAAAGATTCCCTCAAGCCATTGGCGTAAGTTAACCATGTGAATAGTCTCAATGAGTGTTACCAGAGATTGTAATTGTTCCAGATCAGGTTCTTCGGGAGGCTCATCAGAAGTCATAGTTGGTGCAAATCCTAACAACTGTACTGAATTTAAGGAGTCATGAAACTCAACAGCTACATAACCTAGCCCATCTTGTGTCACCTCTAGAGGAATTTTTAAAGTCCTCTCACCAGGTAGTACCGGACGACATTCCAATTTGCCTACATTTGGTAAAACCAAATCAGCTACATTCAAAAGTGCTCTTAAGCCTGGATGCCAACTGTCGCTACCAGTGAGGTCTGTTTCTATCCCCAAGCATTTCAAATAACTATGAACAGCGTAAACAGCTAGAGTGTTGAGATAAACTTGTTTGCCTTTTTCGGGTGTAGCTTGTTCAGCAGCAAATTCTTCAGCATAGCAATGGGCATTTTTGTCAAGAGGAACGCTAATATATTGGGATGTACTGCTCATTGTTCGTATCCGCTATTTCTGGCAATGTTTTGTAGTAGTGGAAGGCACTTTCTCTTCCAGTGTGCGTAAAGGCCTTGGTTATTGATGTTGAACTCCCTAGCAATGTCAGCAATTCTATCGGGAGGTTCCTGTAAAACTAAGCGCTGAGCCAATAGCTGACAATGGCATTCTGGATATTTTCGCGGATGACAAGCTCTGAGCTTTCTCTGTTTATCTTCGACCATTTGTTGTCTTACTTTTTGACCAATACGTTGGAGCTTTTTTTCCTGAAGTTGGGCAATCTTGCGCTCCAGCAAGTCTAAGTCCTTACTTTCAGAGTCAGGCAATAACTCACTCAAAGTGACTTGCGGCCCATCATTGTTACTCCAAGGTTGGTCTAAGCTGATGACATAATGATTGTCTGGAGATAATATATCTTTAATTCGGAATCTGAGGTAGCCATTAATCCAGCTAATCAAGCTCTCTTGTAGTGAAGGCGAACGTGGCTCAAACGTACAGATATTACGGCAAACCCATTCCCAAGTTTTATTTAAAGCCAGAAGATAGTCTTGATGGTTAGACCTCAGAATACCAGGTAATTTTTGAACGGCTATGAGCAACTGATGTAAAGCTTTCTGCCGCTCTGGAGTTTGCTCTGGGTACTGACAAACCTCATTTATGAGGCTTTGCAGTTCTTCATCCACACCAGTTCTCCTTAGTTGTTGTGTCGGCTCTTTGCATAAGTGAAAGGAACAAACACTGGAATAGCCTAAGTTTATCTGATTTTCGATGGATGAAACTTGTTTTTTGTAGCATAAACTACAATTCATCTGCCTCACCTTTCCCCCAAATTATGTGGTGCTGGCTCATGGAACATCGTCATTACTTTCGTATAAAGATGTCGTTTAATAATGAAACAGCCCTAATCAAAATTTTTATACTTTGGGAGATGATAAGGAATTATTTTTTCTTTATATTTTGGCTGTTTTTTAACATAATCGTGTCATGAAAGGTAGTGTTAACCCTATTAGGTAACGAGGAGACGATAGAATAAACCTAATTTTCCAAGCTTCAAAAGACGAAATATGACAATGCATCCTACTATCCAACGTGCATTTGCCAACCGCCGCGCTCTCAAAGTTATCAGCGGCTTGAATAACTTCGATCGCGATACAGTGCAAGCAATCGTCAAAGCAGCCCATCACGGTGGTGCTACTTTTGTTGATATCGCAGCTGATCCTGCTTTGGTACAAATGGCAAAAGAGTTGACAAATGTACCAGTTTGTGTTTCAACCGTAGAACCAGAGAAATTTGTCCAAGCTGTTGCAGCAGGTGCAGATTTAATTGAAATTGGTAATTTTGATTCTTTTTATGCTCAAGGACGCAAATTTGAGGCTGAGGAAGTTTTAGCACTGACTCACCAAACCCGCGTTCTCCTTCCTGAAATCACCCTTTCTGTGACTGTTCCCCATATTTTGACACTAGATCAACAGGTACAGTTGGCAGAGGATCTGGTAAAAGCTGGCGCAGATATCATCCAAACCGAAGGTGGAACTAGTAGCAACCCAACTCACCCTGGAACTTTGGGACTCGTTGAAAAAGCTGCTCCTACTTTAGCAGCAGCTTATGAAATTTCTCGTGCGGTGTCAGTTCCAGTGTTGTGTGCTTCTGGTATTTCCAGCGTTACAGCACCTCTTGCTGTTGCTGCTGGTGCAGCGGGTGTTGGTGTCGGTTCTGCTATCAACCAACTCAATAGCGAAGTCGCCATGATTGCTGCTGTACGTGGTTTGGTGGAAGCGTTGGGAACTGTCAGTTTTGGTGCGATTGCGCTCCGCGCAGACGCCTAAAACAGAACAAGGCGACACTGTGAGGGGGAAACACGGAGAAAAATCTTCCCCTTTTCCCCTCGTTTCCTTGTCCTTTATCCCTCTACGCCAAACAATCCTTGAGGCTATAAATCACGTGATTTTGCTGTTCTTCTGATAATTCTGGGAACATAGGCAAGGATAAAACTTCCTGGCTAGCTTGCTGTGCTACTGGTAATTGTCCGTCTTTGTATCCCAGATTTTCATAAACTGGCTGTAAGTCTAAAGGGCGGGGATAGTAAATCATTGTGTTTACACCCCGCTGTTGTAATAAACTCTGAATCGAGTCCCTTTTGTTGTCTTGTACGCGAATGGTGTACTGATTCCAAACTCCCATACCTCCAGCCAATTCTTGGGGTACAATCAGACCAGGAATTTGATTCAGGTACTGGTGATAACGAACGGCAACTTGCCGCCGCTGATTATTCCAAAAATCTAAATATCGCAGCTTAATTTGAAGAATAGCGGCTTGCATCGCATCCAAACGGCTGTTGACACCAATTTCCTCACAAAGGTATCGATTTTTTTGACCGTGCTCTTTTAAGAATCGTAACCGGGCTGCGATTTCGGGATCGTTAGTTGTTATTGCTCCACCGTCACCGCATGCACCGAGATTTTTGGTAGGGTAAAAACTAAAGCAACCGATGTGTCCAATACTTCCTACCTTTTGCCCGACCCAGTTTGCCCCTGTAGACTGAGCACAATCTTCTATCACGACTAAATTGTGTGCTTTTGCTACATTCATCAATGCAGCCATATCCACAGGTTGACCAAACAAGTGAACTGGGATAACTGCTTTGGTTTGGCGCGTTATTGCAGCTGCGACTTGGTTTACATCTAGATTAAACGTAGTCTCATCGATATCAACAAACACTGGTTTCGCACCCACAGCACTGATAACCTCAGCAGTGGCGATAAAAGTAAATGGTGTCGTAATCACTTCATCGCCTGCACCAATGTTT
This portion of the Brasilonema sennae CENA114 genome encodes:
- a CDS encoding substrate-binding domain-containing protein; this translates as MSSRHLKPDEQQDLLGNKLQQNPVADDIIAIVVNRNLGISNLTVEQLKGIYTGTFLNWKDVGGSDVPITPYSRPLEASGTTEFFKENVLQGQNFGKNVQFQPTTSRIQKIIGESNLGGIYYLTSSEISKSLVKSLRINGTDHKEIEKYPIIRRLFVITKQDSRQDEQIGNSYVKLLKTEEGQKLIKEALHEAQ
- a CDS encoding CHAT domain-containing protein: MAIVKLKLREGSKKGFQVTLKETNRDDEIEGHLLPLPQEIDPTQETSAFCRWQLGYREEEDVRSSYTRITPIGIKHSSPEEYAKYAEDVKTYLNQWLNSGDNEWLRIRDALVAICSRLNSASDEVGILLDVKDINLCRLPLQEWNFIENHCPQAEIAFRLPKSKDGKPSIHPLSSSKIRILVVVGWNNDINTDQDLKEIQRLEELGAEVKYLEQPKHDVLCDALWDQQGYHIFVYIGHSISKEDGQIGWIKVNEQEDLSIEDVKNALKEAINKGLQLAIFNSCDGLGLANQLAHLHLPQSIVMREPVPDQVAVKFLKYFFKEFTHGKSLFAAVHRSRKRLEDVFKSRYPGVHWLPVICVSHSVKKPLTWQDLIKSCSANDVLKKSPKKPQTTSKLKQNWIAVSLLLLFLSGGVVIWWVTNQKQAQMVVRTSQINFIDVSGIPQGKWLFNGSTSWEEIIKKVHPKIQQELRQITLSLRPHPTSQRGSQIGINMLKNGEI
- a CDS encoding DUF1822 family protein, with the translated sequence MSSTSQYISVPLDKNAHCYAEEFAAEQATPEKGKQVYLNTLAVYAVHSYLKCLGIETDLTGSDSWHPGLRALLNVADLVLPNVGKLECRPVLPGERTLKIPLEVTQDGLGYVAVEFHDSLNSVQLLGFAPTMTSDEPPEEPDLEQLQSLVTLIETIHMVNLRQWLEGIFKQNWQAPELVLAGNSKRTLNFKSIQINNSTSRAKVMTLAGHPLVLVVQLTPKNTEEINIRLRLYPGNNVSYLPQDLQIILFDQAGTACMEAQTRSTNDCIQLEFGCQLGEKFSINVILKKTSLTEKFVI
- a CDS encoding DUF561 domain-containing protein, giving the protein MTMHPTIQRAFANRRALKVISGLNNFDRDTVQAIVKAAHHGGATFVDIAADPALVQMAKELTNVPVCVSTVEPEKFVQAVAAGADLIEIGNFDSFYAQGRKFEAEEVLALTHQTRVLLPEITLSVTVPHILTLDQQVQLAEDLVKAGADIIQTEGGTSSNPTHPGTLGLVEKAAPTLAAAYEISRAVSVPVLCASGISSVTAPLAVAAGAAGVGVGSAINQLNSEVAMIAAVRGLVEALGTVSFGAIALRADA
- a CDS encoding DegT/DnrJ/EryC1/StrS family aminotransferase; the encoded protein is MVQSLNHSVPAFDIKQQYTIIEAEVSAAVLEVLASGRYIGGPIVAGFEQQFAAYIGVTECVTCNSGTDALFLALKALNIGAGDEVITTPFTFIATAEVISAVGAKPVFVDIDETTFNLDVNQVAAAITRQTKAVIPVHLFGQPVDMAALMNVAKAHNLVVIEDCAQSTGANWVGQKVGSIGHIGCFSFYPTKNLGACGDGGAITTNDPEIAARLRFLKEHGQKNRYLCEEIGVNSRLDAMQAAILQIKLRYLDFWNNQRRQVAVRYHQYLNQIPGLIVPQELAGGMGVWNQYTIRVQDNKRDSIQSLLQQRGVNTMIYYPRPLDLQPVYENLGYKDGQLPVAQQASQEVLSLPMFPELSEEQQNHVIYSLKDCLA